A single genomic interval of Picosynechococcus sp. PCC 7003 harbors:
- the nifJ gene encoding pyruvate:ferredoxin (flavodoxin) oxidoreductase, producing the protein MATPKIATLDANEAVAKVAYKLNEVIAIYPITPASPMGEWADAWASQGQPNLWGTVPSIIEMQSEGGAAGAVHGSLQTGSLTTTFTASQGLLLMIPNLYKIAGELTSAVIHVAARSLAAQALSIFGDHSDVMSVRGTGFALLSSASVQEAHDLALIAQAATMKARVPFIHFFDGFRTSHEIQKIELLDESVLRELIDDEDVFAHRARALTPDNPVIRGTAQNPDVFFQARESVNPFYEKCGAIVQEMMDRFGALTGRAYKLFEYVGAPDATRVIMLMGSGCETVHETVDYLNAQGEKVGVLKVRLYRPFDGSALIAALPKTVEKIAVLDRTKEPGANGEPLYLDVISALMESWEGAMPKVVGGRYGLSSKEFNPAMVKGIFDALNQAKPKNHFTVGINDDVSHTSLEYDPNFSTEPDSVVRAMFYGLGSDGTVGANKNSIKIIGEETDNYAQGYFVYDSKKSGAVTVSHLRFGPNLIRSTYLINQANFVGCHQWLFLEKLDVLSGAKDGATFLLNSPYTADQVWDQLPLEVQEQIVRKHLKFYVINANKVARESGMGGRINTVMQTCFFALSGVLPKEEAISKIKEYIKKTYGKKGADVVTMNIQAVDNTLANLFAVNVGEANSPIHKPPAVSPNAPDFMRNVQAPMLIKEGDRLPVSCLPCDGTYPTGTSKWEKRNVAQFIPEWDPEVCIQCGKCVMVCPHATIRAKVYEPNLLANAPESFKAIDAKDKNFSGQKFTIQVAPEDCTGCGICVDVCPAKNKAQPSKKAINMVEQLPLREQERTNWDYFLSLPLPERRELKLNQIREQQLQEPLFEFSGACAGCGETPYIKLVSQLFGDRTVIANATGCSSIYGGNLPTTPYTKNAEGRGIAWSNSLFEDNAEFGLGFRLSIDKQAQFAAELLQRLSGELGDNFVSELLTAHQADEADIWEQRQRVRELKNKLATLDSADAKQLASLADYLVKKSVWIVGGDGWAYDIGFGGLDHAIASGKNINILVMDTEVYSNTGGQSSKATPRAAVAKFAAGGKPAPKKDLGLIAMTYGNVYVASVAMGAKDEHTLKAFLEAEAYDGPSLIIAYSHCIAHGINMQTAMTHQKELVESGRWLLYRYNPDLKAEGKNPLQLDSRTPKGSVESSMYKENRFKMLTMTKPQAAKELLKQAQSDVDTRWRMYEYLANRPEA; encoded by the coding sequence ATGGCTACCCCAAAAATTGCAACCCTCGATGCGAATGAAGCCGTCGCCAAAGTTGCCTACAAATTAAACGAAGTGATCGCCATTTATCCCATCACCCCCGCTTCACCGATGGGCGAATGGGCCGATGCTTGGGCCTCCCAAGGACAGCCAAATCTGTGGGGCACAGTGCCCAGCATCATCGAAATGCAGAGTGAAGGGGGAGCCGCCGGAGCCGTCCACGGTTCCCTGCAAACGGGTTCGTTAACCACCACTTTTACCGCTTCCCAAGGGCTGTTGTTGATGATCCCCAACCTCTACAAAATTGCAGGGGAACTCACCTCAGCGGTGATCCATGTTGCCGCGCGATCGCTCGCCGCCCAAGCCCTTTCTATTTTTGGCGATCACTCCGATGTGATGTCTGTGCGGGGGACGGGATTTGCCCTGTTGTCCTCCGCCTCGGTGCAGGAAGCCCACGATCTGGCCCTGATTGCCCAAGCGGCGACCATGAAAGCCCGTGTGCCCTTCATCCACTTTTTTGATGGGTTCCGCACCTCCCACGAGATTCAGAAAATCGAATTACTCGATGAATCTGTTTTACGGGAACTGATCGACGATGAAGATGTGTTTGCCCACCGTGCCCGCGCCTTAACCCCAGATAATCCCGTCATTCGTGGCACTGCCCAAAACCCCGATGTCTTTTTCCAAGCGCGGGAATCGGTGAATCCGTTCTATGAAAAATGCGGTGCCATTGTACAGGAAATGATGGATCGCTTTGGGGCACTGACAGGACGCGCCTACAAATTATTTGAATATGTGGGTGCGCCGGATGCGACGCGGGTAATTATGCTGATGGGTTCCGGTTGTGAAACCGTCCATGAAACGGTGGATTACCTCAACGCCCAAGGGGAAAAGGTGGGTGTGTTAAAAGTGCGGTTATATCGTCCCTTTGATGGATCAGCATTAATTGCGGCGTTACCGAAAACCGTCGAAAAAATTGCTGTGTTAGACCGAACGAAGGAACCCGGCGCAAACGGTGAACCGCTCTATTTAGATGTGATTTCCGCCTTAATGGAAAGTTGGGAAGGCGCGATGCCCAAGGTGGTTGGCGGACGGTATGGCTTGTCTTCCAAAGAGTTTAATCCGGCAATGGTGAAGGGGATTTTTGATGCTTTAAATCAAGCAAAACCCAAGAATCATTTTACGGTGGGCATTAATGATGATGTCAGCCACACATCCCTTGAGTATGATCCGAATTTTTCGACGGAACCGGACAGTGTCGTGCGGGCGATGTTCTATGGCTTGGGTTCCGATGGCACCGTGGGCGCGAATAAAAATTCGATCAAGATTATTGGCGAAGAAACAGATAATTATGCCCAAGGTTATTTTGTCTATGACTCGAAGAAATCGGGGGCAGTGACGGTTTCCCATCTGCGCTTTGGCCCGAATTTAATTCGCTCGACTTATTTAATTAATCAGGCGAATTTTGTCGGTTGTCACCAATGGTTATTCCTCGAAAAATTGGATGTGCTGAGTGGAGCAAAGGATGGGGCAACTTTTCTTTTAAACAGCCCCTATACAGCGGATCAAGTGTGGGATCAATTACCCCTTGAAGTCCAAGAACAAATTGTTCGTAAACATCTCAAATTTTATGTGATTAATGCGAATAAAGTTGCCCGTGAAAGTGGGATGGGGGGACGGATTAATACGGTGATGCAAACCTGTTTCTTTGCCCTCTCCGGTGTACTGCCCAAGGAAGAAGCCATTTCTAAAATTAAGGAATATATCAAGAAGACCTACGGCAAGAAAGGGGCGGATGTGGTCACCATGAATATTCAGGCGGTGGATAACACCTTGGCGAATTTATTTGCGGTGAATGTGGGTGAAGCCAATAGCCCGATCCATAAGCCTCCCGCCGTTTCCCCCAATGCGCCCGACTTTATGCGCAATGTCCAAGCACCGATGTTGATCAAAGAAGGCGATCGCCTGCCGGTGAGTTGTCTGCCCTGTGATGGTACTTACCCGACGGGAACCTCCAAATGGGAAAAACGTAACGTCGCCCAATTTATTCCAGAATGGGATCCAGAGGTTTGTATTCAATGCGGTAAATGTGTGATGGTGTGTCCCCACGCGACGATCCGCGCCAAAGTTTATGAACCTAATCTATTAGCAAATGCGCCAGAAAGTTTTAAAGCAATTGATGCGAAAGATAAGAATTTTTCGGGGCAGAAATTTACGATTCAAGTCGCTCCCGAAGACTGTACAGGCTGTGGCATTTGTGTGGATGTTTGTCCCGCGAAAAATAAGGCGCAACCGTCGAAAAAAGCGATCAATATGGTGGAACAATTGCCCCTGCGGGAACAGGAACGCACCAATTGGGATTACTTCCTCAGTTTGCCTTTACCGGAACGGCGGGAATTAAAACTGAATCAAATTCGTGAACAACAATTACAGGAGCCACTGTTTGAATTTTCGGGAGCCTGTGCCGGCTGTGGCGAAACCCCGTACATTAAATTGGTTTCCCAACTGTTCGGCGATCGCACGGTGATTGCCAATGCGACAGGTTGTTCCTCCATCTATGGCGGCAATTTACCGACAACCCCCTACACAAAAAATGCCGAAGGTCGGGGCATTGCTTGGTCAAATTCTCTGTTTGAAGATAATGCCGAATTCGGGTTAGGGTTCCGCCTTTCGATCGATAAACAAGCCCAATTTGCAGCGGAATTATTACAACGTTTAAGCGGTGAACTCGGTGATAATTTCGTCAGTGAATTATTAACTGCCCACCAAGCCGATGAAGCTGATATCTGGGAACAACGGCAACGGGTGCGCGAACTTAAAAATAAACTGGCAACCCTCGATTCTGCCGATGCCAAACAGTTAGCTTCCCTTGCGGATTATCTCGTGAAAAAATCTGTCTGGATCGTTGGCGGTGACGGTTGGGCCTATGACATTGGGTTTGGGGGTCTCGATCATGCGATCGCCAGCGGTAAAAACATCAATATTTTGGTGATGGATACCGAGGTTTATTCCAACACTGGCGGACAATCCTCCAAAGCCACACCCCGCGCTGCCGTCGCCAAATTCGCCGCCGGCGGGAAACCAGCCCCCAAAAAAGACCTTGGTTTAATCGCCATGACCTACGGCAATGTATATGTCGCCTCCGTTGCGATGGGAGCCAAAGACGAACACACCTTAAAAGCCTTCCTCGAAGCCGAAGCCTACGACGGGCCTTCCCTGATCATCGCCTATAGCCACTGCATCGCCCACGGCATCAACATGCAAACCGCCATGACCCACCAAAAAGAACTCGTCGAAAGCGGTCGCTGGCTCCTATACCGTTACAACCCCGACCTCAAAGCAGAGGGCAAAAACCCCTTGCAACTCGATAGCCGTACCCCCAAAGGCAGCGTCGAAAGCTCCATGTACAAAGAAAATCGCTTCAAGATGCTCACCATGACCAAACCCCAAGCAGCAAAAGAACTGCTCAAACAAGCTCAGAGTGATGTCGATACCCGTTGGCGAATGTACGAATACCTTGCCAACCGTCCCGAAGCCTGA
- a CDS encoding glycosyltransferase family protein, with amino-acid sequence MEPAQRQRNVQWRSPQGISIQAPIPVKPHPRHRIALYSHDTMGLGHKRRNLLIAQTLQRSALPLDILLISGMGDGNEGLATAGIDCLSLPALKKNRDGSYRARHLALPLREIIGLRSQLILNAVQQFQPDVFIVDNVPRGAERELDPSLEYIRKQPQMHCILGLRDVLDDPAAVRRDWQRADNETAIRRYYDAVWIYGDPQVYDLRQEYDFSPEVIAKMVTLGYFNQCDRLQYLGQPWQETLKAWDLPARFVLGAVGGGQDGETLAIAFAQIPFTADLPGVLLTGPFMPESVRQTLGAIAQHNPHLTTLPYCPEPTILMAAAERVIAMGGYNTTCEILSFQKPALIIPRVKPRQEQWLRATRLKQLGLVDVLHPHQVNPQNLAAWLHCDPQLPKGNLDLNLQATQQLPLLLGQLLKTSTCFTAQAS; translated from the coding sequence ATGGAACCCGCCCAACGACAACGGAATGTTCAATGGCGATCGCCCCAAGGGATCTCTATCCAAGCCCCTATTCCTGTGAAACCACACCCCCGCCACCGTATCGCGTTATATTCCCACGACACCATGGGATTGGGTCACAAACGGCGTAATTTGTTGATTGCGCAGACCCTACAACGATCAGCTTTACCCCTAGATATTTTGCTCATTAGTGGCATGGGTGATGGCAACGAAGGGCTTGCCACTGCGGGGATTGATTGTTTAAGTTTGCCTGCTCTGAAGAAAAATCGTGATGGTTCCTATCGGGCGCGTCATTTAGCTTTGCCTTTACGGGAAATCATTGGGTTGCGATCGCAGTTAATTTTAAACGCAGTCCAACAGTTCCAACCCGACGTTTTTATCGTGGATAATGTCCCCCGGGGGGCGGAACGGGAACTTGATCCCAGTCTGGAATATATCCGTAAACAGCCCCAGATGCACTGTATTTTAGGGTTACGGGATGTGTTGGACGACCCAGCAGCGGTGCGACGGGATTGGCAACGGGCGGATAATGAAACGGCAATTCGTCGCTACTATGATGCGGTGTGGATCTACGGTGATCCCCAGGTTTATGATCTGCGGCAAGAATATGATTTTTCCCCAGAGGTGATCGCAAAAATGGTTACTCTGGGCTACTTTAACCAATGCGATCGCCTCCAGTATTTAGGGCAACCCTGGCAAGAAACCTTAAAAGCGTGGGATTTACCAGCCAGGTTCGTCCTCGGTGCGGTGGGTGGCGGTCAAGATGGGGAAACCCTGGCGATCGCCTTTGCCCAAATTCCCTTCACCGCAGACCTGCCGGGGGTACTACTCACGGGGCCTTTTATGCCGGAGTCCGTGCGCCAGACCCTAGGGGCGATCGCCCAGCACAATCCCCATCTGACAACCCTGCCCTACTGTCCCGAACCGACGATCCTCATGGCCGCCGCCGAACGGGTGATCGCCATGGGTGGCTACAATACCACCTGTGAAATTCTCTCCTTCCAGAAACCCGCTTTGATTATTCCCCGGGTCAAACCCCGTCAGGAACAATGGCTCCGGGCGACCCGTTTAAAACAATTAGGTCTGGTAGATGTGCTCCACCCCCACCAGGTTAATCCCCAAAACCTAGCGGCTTGGCTCCATTGTGATCCGCAACTCCCCAAGGGCAACCTCGATCTAAATCTCCAGGCCACCCAACAGTTGCCCCTCCTTTTGGGGCAACTGCTCAAAACGTCTACTTGTTTTACTGCCCAGGCTTCCTAG
- a CDS encoding glycosyltransferase family 4 protein — protein MAIAYVVKRYPRYSETFIVNEILAHEAAGLDVRIFALRPPVDSHFQDKIARVKAPVTYIQKPSQGRSHPTLLGQNPTAASYLWAEIQATAALIPDLWGKLAYATGERSSVLYQALWLAQAVRHQGITHLHAHFASVATSVARLAAHFAGIPYSFTTHAKDIFHESVDPADFARKLQDAAAVVTVSDYNRAYLQQQYGEVATKVKRIYNGMDLTELPYQPRLENPEPPLIVSVSRLVEKKGLTYLIAACDLLRRWGCAFRCQIVGTGPLETTLRSQIAQHQLEPWVEITGPKPQGEVFQLLKQATVFAAPYVVGKDGNRDGLPTVLLEAIALGTPCVGTDVTGIPEIIVHQKTGLLVAQNDPEQLAKALQTLLHQTELRSHFAQAARQRLEQVFNLQRNAAQLRQLFHSGGAPQ, from the coding sequence ATGGCCATTGCCTATGTTGTTAAACGCTATCCCCGCTATTCAGAAACCTTTATTGTTAATGAAATTCTCGCCCATGAAGCAGCAGGTTTAGATGTCAGAATTTTTGCCCTACGGCCCCCGGTGGATAGTCATTTCCAAGATAAAATTGCCCGGGTCAAAGCTCCCGTCACCTATATTCAAAAACCCAGCCAAGGGCGATCGCATCCCACTTTATTAGGACAAAATCCCACCGCCGCCAGTTATCTCTGGGCCGAAATTCAAGCCACTGCCGCCCTGATTCCCGACCTCTGGGGAAAACTCGCCTACGCCACAGGGGAACGCTCTAGCGTTCTATATCAGGCCCTCTGGCTCGCCCAAGCTGTCCGTCACCAGGGGATCACCCATCTCCACGCCCACTTTGCCAGCGTCGCCACCAGTGTCGCCCGTTTAGCGGCCCATTTTGCGGGGATTCCCTACAGCTTTACGACCCATGCCAAGGATATTTTCCACGAAAGCGTTGACCCAGCCGATTTCGCCCGCAAACTCCAGGATGCCGCCGCCGTTGTGACTGTCAGCGACTATAACCGTGCCTATTTACAGCAACAGTATGGGGAAGTCGCCACTAAGGTAAAACGCATTTACAACGGCATGGATTTAACGGAACTTCCCTACCAACCTCGTTTAGAGAATCCGGAGCCGCCGTTAATTGTGTCGGTGTCGCGGCTCGTGGAAAAGAAAGGCTTAACCTACCTAATCGCCGCTTGTGATCTGCTGCGCCGTTGGGGTTGTGCGTTCCGCTGTCAGATCGTCGGTACTGGCCCCCTCGAAACGACTTTGCGATCGCAAATTGCCCAGCACCAACTAGAGCCTTGGGTAGAAATTACTGGCCCCAAACCCCAGGGGGAAGTGTTTCAGCTCCTTAAACAGGCGACGGTTTTTGCGGCCCCCTATGTCGTCGGTAAGGATGGCAATCGGGATGGTTTGCCCACAGTCTTACTAGAGGCGATCGCCTTGGGGACTCCCTGCGTCGGGACGGATGTGACGGGAATTCCTGAAATTATTGTTCACCAGAAAACGGGGTTGCTAGTGGCCCAAAATGATCCAGAACAACTCGCCAAAGCCCTCCAGACCCTTTTGCACCAGACAGAACTACGTAGCCACTTCGCCCAGGCAGCCCGCCAACGGTTAGAACAAGTCTTCAACCTCCAGCGCAATGCGGCCCAACTGCGCCAACTGTTTCACTCAGGGGGGGCACCACAATGA
- a CDS encoding glycosyltransferase family 4 protein, whose translation MKIAYVCADPGIPVFGCKGASIHVQEMIRAFQNQGATVTLFAARLGGEPPADLADLPVYCLPKVPKGDLAMREQGLFQQNQILQDLLTQAAPYDLVYERYSLWSHGGMTFARNRQIPSILEVNAPLIEEQATHRGLINRDLALQVAETVFRGATALIAVSEGVKAYLQQWVPGDHLFVVPNGVNPDRFSEISQPSAAMPFTVGFVGSLKPWHGLDCLIEAFAQLRQVVPEARLLIVGDGPQRQALEQAIAQHDLTAQVQWTGAVPPEAVPHWLEQMSVAVAPYPASEDFYFSPLKVVEYMAAGLPVVASRIGQLPEIIDDGVTGILCPPGEPTAFAQALEHLWRSPQQRHQLGTAARTAVFARHTWDHIAAQILAIAQASFFNVEVKS comes from the coding sequence ATGAAAATTGCCTATGTCTGCGCCGATCCAGGCATTCCGGTCTTTGGTTGCAAAGGGGCCTCGATCCATGTGCAAGAGATGATCCGCGCCTTTCAGAACCAGGGGGCAACGGTGACGCTTTTTGCAGCGAGGCTTGGAGGCGAACCGCCCGCAGATTTAGCCGATTTACCCGTCTATTGTTTACCCAAAGTTCCCAAGGGTGATTTGGCAATGCGGGAGCAGGGCTTATTTCAACAAAACCAGATATTGCAAGATTTATTAACCCAGGCGGCCCCCTATGATCTCGTCTATGAACGCTATTCCCTCTGGAGCCATGGGGGGATGACTTTTGCGCGAAACCGGCAAATTCCCAGTATTTTAGAAGTGAATGCGCCCCTGATTGAAGAGCAAGCTACTCACCGGGGTTTAATAAACCGGGATTTAGCGTTGCAGGTGGCAGAAACTGTTTTTAGAGGGGCAACGGCTTTAATCGCAGTTTCCGAGGGAGTGAAAGCCTATTTGCAACAATGGGTGCCGGGCGATCACCTTTTTGTGGTGCCCAATGGGGTAAATCCAGACCGTTTTTCAGAAATCTCCCAGCCGTCCGCCGCAATGCCGTTTACCGTGGGTTTTGTCGGTTCCCTCAAACCTTGGCATGGCCTAGATTGCCTCATAGAAGCCTTTGCCCAATTACGCCAAGTCGTCCCGGAAGCCCGCTTGTTGATCGTCGGTGATGGCCCCCAACGGCAAGCCCTTGAACAGGCGATCGCCCAGCATGATTTAACGGCCCAGGTGCAATGGACGGGCGCAGTGCCCCCGGAGGCAGTCCCCCATTGGTTAGAGCAAATGAGCGTGGCCGTGGCCCCCTATCCCGCCAGTGAGGATTTCTATTTTTCGCCCCTTAAGGTGGTCGAATACATGGCAGCGGGATTACCCGTGGTGGCGAGTCGCATCGGTCAACTGCCGGAGATAATTGACGATGGGGTGACGGGGATTTTGTGTCCACCGGGAGAGCCAACCGCCTTTGCCCAGGCCCTGGAACATCTCTGGCGATCGCCCCAGCAACGGCACCAGTTAGGCACCGCCGCCCGCACCGCCGTTTTTGCACGCCACACTTGGGATCACATTGCCGCCCAAATTTTGGCGATCGCCCAAGCCTCGTTTTTCAACGTTGAGGTTAAAAGTTAG
- a CDS encoding ABC transporter ATP-binding protein, which yields MHRASPMTQAVPSLWAVITTFWPQIRAQWRLLLVAMVTLLVDVGLRLLEPWPLKLLIDGVLIPAQTQPTLAFLGFRNLDPAWLLVLIAAGVIVIAVGRAIATYWNTVSLAIVGSRVMAQVRDQLYGHLQRLSLRYHYQARSGDLIIRVSSDANRLQEILLTAALPLVVSLLTLGGMLGVMAWLDLKLTLLSLVTFPLFWFAASRLSAKIRRASLTQRHREGAVAATAAESLAAIKLVQALSLEQAFADLFSRQNQQSLQESIETKRLAANLERVVDVLIALGTALVMGYGAHLVIEDALTPGTVLVFLTYLRNAYKPVQNFAKYTGRLAKAAASGERILSILAETPDIQDKPGAIATPPLQGLIQFKDVSFAYHPDQKILKGLNLTVQPGEKIALVGASGSGKSTLLSLLLRLYDPTAGNILIDGQDLRDYQLTSLRAQMAVVLQESLLFAATIRENIAYGIEDATMAKIEAAARLANAHDFILQLPQGYDTVVGERGTTLSGGQRQRLAIARAAMRQTPILILDEPTSGLDNVNEQLVFDALERLAENRTTFLVTHNLQLAIAADQILYLDQGQIREQGTHHELLARQGAYADLFQRQILTSITESLGR from the coding sequence ATGCACCGTGCCTCCCCCATGACCCAAGCTGTCCCTAGCCTCTGGGCTGTGATCACCACCTTTTGGCCCCAAATCCGTGCCCAGTGGCGACTCTTGCTGGTGGCGATGGTCACTTTGTTGGTGGATGTGGGGTTGCGGCTGTTGGAACCTTGGCCCCTCAAGCTGCTTATTGATGGGGTGCTAATTCCTGCTCAAACTCAACCGACTCTCGCTTTTCTCGGCTTTAGGAACCTCGATCCCGCCTGGTTGTTAGTTTTAATTGCCGCTGGGGTGATCGTCATTGCCGTCGGTCGGGCGATCGCCACCTATTGGAATACCGTCAGTTTGGCGATTGTGGGTAGTCGCGTCATGGCCCAGGTGCGGGATCAACTCTATGGCCATCTGCAACGGCTTTCCCTGCGTTACCACTACCAAGCCCGCAGTGGTGACCTGATTATCCGGGTGAGTAGCGATGCAAACCGTCTCCAGGAAATTTTACTCACGGCAGCGTTACCCCTGGTAGTTAGCCTGTTAACCCTGGGGGGAATGCTTGGGGTGATGGCCTGGCTTGACCTGAAACTCACCCTCTTGTCCCTCGTGACTTTCCCTCTATTTTGGTTTGCTGCCAGTCGTTTAAGTGCCAAAATTCGCCGTGCTTCCCTCACCCAACGCCACCGGGAAGGAGCCGTCGCCGCCACCGCCGCCGAATCCCTCGCTGCCATTAAACTGGTGCAGGCCCTTTCCCTAGAGCAGGCCTTTGCGGATCTCTTTAGTCGCCAAAACCAGCAAAGCCTCCAGGAGAGCATTGAAACCAAACGATTAGCGGCAAACTTAGAACGGGTGGTGGATGTATTAATTGCCCTAGGGACAGCTTTGGTGATGGGCTATGGGGCCCATCTGGTGATTGAAGATGCCCTCACGCCAGGAACAGTCTTGGTGTTTTTAACCTATCTGCGCAATGCCTACAAACCCGTGCAGAATTTTGCGAAATATACCGGGCGTCTGGCGAAGGCGGCGGCTTCAGGGGAACGGATTTTAAGCATTTTGGCGGAAACCCCCGATATCCAGGACAAACCAGGGGCGATCGCCACGCCGCCTCTTCAGGGATTGATTCAATTTAAAGATGTTTCCTTTGCCTATCACCCCGACCAAAAAATTCTCAAGGGGCTAAATTTAACGGTGCAACCCGGGGAAAAAATTGCCCTCGTTGGTGCCTCCGGCAGTGGAAAATCGACGCTTCTCAGCTTGCTATTGCGGCTCTATGACCCGACGGCGGGAAACATTCTTATCGATGGTCAGGATCTACGGGATTATCAACTGACGAGCCTACGCGCCCAAATGGCGGTGGTGTTGCAGGAGAGCTTATTGTTTGCGGCGACAATCCGGGAAAATATCGCCTATGGCATCGAGGACGCAACCATGGCCAAGATCGAAGCGGCGGCCCGTTTAGCCAATGCCCATGACTTTATCTTGCAACTGCCCCAAGGCTACGACACGGTGGTGGGAGAACGGGGTACAACCCTCTCCGGTGGGCAACGGCAACGGTTGGCGATCGCCAGGGCGGCCATGCGACAAACCCCCATTCTGATCCTGGATGAACCCACCAGCGGCTTGGATAACGTCAATGAACAGTTAGTTTTTGACGCCCTGGAACGGTTAGCGGAAAATCGCACCACCTTTCTCGTCACCCATAATCTCCAGTTGGCGATCGCCGCCGACCAAATCCTTTATCTCGACCAGGGGCAAATCCGGGAACAGGGCACCCATCACGAACTCCTCGCCCGCCAGGGAGCCTATGCCGACCTCTTCCAACGGCAAATCCTGACAAGCATCACCGAATCTCTTGGGCGTTAA
- a CDS encoding phosphotransferase family protein — MAEISPDPKIPWLPFALDPQLAQPHLATIFPTLQRVTTAKLLRHKIGRRALIAYHLDTDAGTQIILGKIRAKGTDHQSYGYQRALWENGFHGDSEDGLSVPEPLGFIEPWRMWLQSWVPGQPTTKLLPIQPGLPEKIAALAHKIHTHSVATNKTHTIADELQILGNRLWDLAQQQPQWQGKMQHFIAQSARLGQALDQYSRPSTTIHRDFYPDQILVEGDRLWLVDLDLYCQGDPAVDLGNFIAHMTEQSLRTWGDPDGMASQEQTLKAAFLAKQTQINFELSKAIDIYTSLTLLRHIAISWRIPERRSNIPALIELCGDRLARQLQQV, encoded by the coding sequence ATGGCAGAAATTTCCCCGGATCCCAAAATACCCTGGCTACCGTTTGCCCTCGATCCCCAGTTAGCCCAGCCCCACCTCGCCACCATTTTTCCTACCTTACAAAGGGTGACAACGGCTAAACTTCTGCGCCACAAAATCGGACGAAGAGCGTTAATTGCCTATCACTTAGACACCGACGCGGGGACACAGATTATTCTCGGTAAAATTCGCGCCAAGGGCACAGATCATCAAAGTTACGGCTACCAACGAGCGTTATGGGAGAACGGCTTCCATGGGGATAGTGAAGATGGCTTATCCGTGCCGGAACCCCTTGGTTTTATTGAACCCTGGAGGATGTGGCTGCAAAGTTGGGTGCCCGGTCAACCCACAACAAAGTTATTGCCGATCCAGCCAGGTTTACCGGAAAAAATTGCCGCCCTCGCCCACAAAATTCACACCCATTCCGTAGCGACCAACAAAACCCACACTATCGCTGACGAATTACAGATCCTAGGCAATCGCCTCTGGGATCTTGCCCAGCAGCAACCCCAATGGCAGGGAAAAATGCAGCACTTTATCGCCCAGAGTGCACGCCTCGGCCAGGCTTTAGATCAGTATTCCCGTCCCTCCACAACGATTCACCGGGATTTTTACCCCGATCAGATTTTGGTGGAAGGCGATCGCCTTTGGTTGGTGGATCTCGATCTTTATTGCCAGGGAGATCCCGCCGTTGACCTGGGGAACTTTATCGCCCACATGACCGAGCAGAGCCTCCGCACCTGGGGTGATCCTGATGGGATGGCTAGCCAGGAACAGACTTTAAAAGCGGCTTTTTTAGCAAAACAGACCCAAATTAACTTTGAACTCAGCAAAGCCATCGATATCTACACCAGTCTCACTCTACTGCGGCATATTGCCATTAGTTGGCGTATTCCAGAACGTCGTTCTAATATCCCGGCCTTAATCGAACTCTGTGGCGATCGCCTTGCCCGACAACTGCAACAGGTTTAG